From Punica granatum isolate Tunisia-2019 chromosome 1, ASM765513v2, whole genome shotgun sequence:
TGAGATATCTCAAGGCCTTCTCTCTCAATAATTGATAAATACCTAGAAACATCAAATAGGAGAACTATTACGGCGACATTACaaagaaagataaataaattacatatttAACCAACTAGAATCATCACGTCATATTCCAATATTAACAGCGTGTATTCTCATCAGTTGCTTGAAGAAAGGGCCATGAAAGCAACCACAAACTTCCATGGCAAAACCAATGTGCATATGCATCTTTCCGTATATTTCAATTTCTAAgtgtttttatctttttaagaGAGCAAGAAACATACTTCTCTGGGTGGAAATCGTCAACTCCCAGGTCCTCATCCCAAAGGAAAATGTAGTCGTATTCAGCAACTATATCAGGATGAAGAAAACGTTTGGCAAACCACCTAACGCATGAAACCAAGCTTCCGTAAGAGCAGTTATAACAAATTGAATTTCCAAATATCCATCATGCTTGCAGGCCAAGTTCACTTGCCATTTAGTTTGGCTGGTTGCAGATACATGTATGACCTGACTGTGCCATTCAAAGTCCTTCCACTCATCAACGGCACCATCGTAATGGAAAAGCATTATGGCAAAACCGCTTGCTACAAACTGCAATTTAGAAGATAGATTTAACTCCAgggagaaggaagaaaaagaaggtaaGACAAAAGGTGCTGAACTTAAGTACCTTCACAACCATTTTATTGACAAGATACTTTTGTTTTATTCCGACAGCCATCACAAATAGGTTTGCTGGCGAAGTGATATTTTTCTGCTCAAGAATAAAAGCAGATTAATCTCATTCTTTCTTCCCCTTCTACTACCAAAAATTGAAACTGTAAAAGAGTAGTGGAAAAGGATAGCTCAAAAACATCAAGAGTATGAGTCACTGAGAAGACTGTGAGAATTAAAGAATAAGCATAATATGCATCATAACTTATTATACATTTCCACGTCTGCAAAGAAAATCGTTTTGCAACCaataataagtaaaaaaacACGAAGTAAAGCATTTGCTTCTGTACCTTACTGGAGTTCCATAATGGTATCATTTCCAAATTGGAGGTGCTGGCAACAATACCTTGAGGTAATGCCTCGCTTCCTGGAGGCCTGCAACGATTCTAGAACAGAAATACATGTAAGCTGCTACACGTTCAGTCGTATGAAAGAGTTCCATTTCAAGATAAGTCGTCAGGTTTTCAAACATGATAAGAGAAGGGCGGATGAACAAACCTCACATTTATTGGTTCTCAACTTCTGTCCACCGCCCCACTGTGTGAACTTCTGCACACCAAACTATCAAATTTGTTAGTTTTATTGGATATGTTACTATCTAAGGAATGGACAGATAACTGCGAAAATAAGAGTAGTGTTGAGCTTGTATGTTTAATCTATAGACTAGAAAGAGCAAAGAACAATTCCAAGAGAAACCAAACAAATGATGAGATGACGGAAATTTAGTTAATATCAGGCTCCTAAGTAGAAAGTTAGGTAAATCACGAGCAAAAGAACCATATAGAGGTGTGCGGTACCTCTTTGTAATCCGAAGCTAAAAATGTAGTCCCTATGAAGAGCGCCAAACAAAGCAAACAAGCAACAGGGAAGAAGTTGCAGAGGTAAGATCTCCTACTACTCTGATCTGCACGTGGAGACACCTGAAGgaaccaaaaaaacaaaaatgtaaGAAGACATTAGGATCCTAGTGTACATAAAACTGTGCAGAACCATCAATGCTTCTGAAGTATATCACGCTTTAATCATTGCAAACGCAGCCAAAGCCATCTTTATACGAAATGCACTTCAGGGGCATAGTAAAAAACTCAAAAGTTATGATAAGTTCGAACCTTTTGAGCTCCAACAAAGATATAAGCAAGCAACGCAATTCGAATTCCAGTATTACAGAACGTGGGAACATCTCAGTACTGACAATGCAGGACAAACTCAAGTCTCTATTCTCTAATAATCTACCTGTCTATTATCTCCTAAGTCTGATCACCTACATGAAGAGAAAAGCTCTCCCTGTCAAATAAGCCAAAAAAATTCACTACTTTTCTGGGGGAATAGTTTGACAAAGGTTGAGAATTTCCAGAAATTACGCGCAAGAAACTGCTCTATACGCCACGGACACACACAGAGGAACGAAACTGAGCATCAAAACATGAGTTAAGGAGAACTCACAGAGCAAGGAGACTCCATGTCTTAGAACCCCCGACAGAACGAGGATGGACAGAGACAGGCAGAGCTCAAGAAACCGACAAGTACTCTGCCTCGAGGTCGACGGGGATGATCAAGAACTTAAACGTGGAAAGGGAGCTCCCCCAAAACACCAGCATAGATCCAATGGGGTGCCCGACAAGATTGCAAAACAGAAACCTGAAACACCTGGGACGGATTCAGATAGaggaaaaaggacaaaatggGGAGAACCGAGACGGAGATGTTTGTGAGGTGGAAGGCGACCCGAAAAAACAGGAACAAGGGAAAGTAATGGGGGTGGGCTGGGTGGGCTTTGGCTTGgcttctcttcctcttttctctTGTTTGTTTCTGTTTCCCGATCCTCACTGTATGGCAGTGCAGTTATATTTTTACGACTGCACGATCTTCTTCCATGACAGAACATTCTCCCGCACAAAACTAAttaatgtctttttttttttccccgccCTCTTGTTCATGATGCAAAACTGATTAACAGCACTTTGTCCGGCATcatcattttaaatttaaccGAGCGGACTTACACGGTTCGGTATTTATTTCTTGGATTTGAGTCTCGTAAATAAGTAAGGTATTTAATTCGAATCTCGTTGTAAGTGGACAAAATCCAAgactatgattttttttttttgctgaataatcTAAGACTATTATAACTTTTAGCGGGTCAATCCCCGAGTCGAAGATGGATTAGTTAGTACCCATcatggaaaaatgaaaaactcgTCGCCATGAGAAAACTGTGAATAAGCAGTGTAATATCACAAAATTCTCGcttaatcataaattttttattcgaTTCTCATTGGCGTGACTTCTTACCATCCTTTCAAAAGAAATCCTCTCTGAGCCGAATTACAGGCATACTTCCTTTCTTAAAGTTCATTGTTCATGACAAGGTAATCAAAGGTTCTTCATGAAATTATTTCTTAGAATATCTTCATTGTGGACTAGAATCTTATCGCGAGAGAATGATACGAGAACGGAAAATAAGAGGAAATAACCAACGTGggttgattcaagcggttcgacgcTCGTTTCGCTTAAGTAAAATTTCGGATTCGAGTCTTTGTGAATACAGAAAATCCACGCCGGGAGAATTTTACCCCCTAATAAGCCGATCCGACTCAACTAGATGAGTCGGGGTTCACACCGAAAATAAGAGGAAATAAAACCAATTGCGGAGTATACCGACTTGAAGCCAAGTTGGctcctaattaattaaagcaCATGTATATGCTCCCATTCCATTCAATGATTGCAACAATAAAATGCTGATAATGACTAAGAAAATGGTCTTTGGGGCGGAGGATGTGCGCTGCTCTCTTACCACTCTTCCTTAGACTTTTCATCAGTTGACTACAACAGCAAGATATTATCATTGCCAGCGATTCACATTTCCCTGGCATAATTAGCACGAGCGCACTTTCAACCTGGCACATAATTTGCACGTTGGAGAAGTCCGCCTGAACTATTGATGACTATATCTGGCAAACTCTCCTAGTTTTGGACGTACGGGGTTTCGCAAATTGATCATGAAACTAAAATTGCGCTGTCATCAGGCGAAGTAGCAATTTATAACACGAAACCTTCTCCAAATGTTTATATAGATACTACTGGCTTGATTGAGCACACCCTCGATTATGATACGAAAACGCAAATTAATGGCCGGCTTTTGTCACTCATCATGGAACAGCTTAAGTAGTACATATAGATTATTGCATGAACATAATAATACCTATCGGATACCGTCTTCCTTTCGCCAAACTTCTACACTGACAGATTAAGGTTTTGTTTGGAAGCGAAGTAGGAGGTTGAATAAATGTTATTTCATTCACTTTTTTAAGGAGAAGTAACTGGTTGatgaaatatttcaaaagCATGGTTTTGGTTAATTCCAACTGTCGCAAAGTTGATTTTGCCCAACACATTAATAGGTATTATGAAAACTACTTCCACTTATTATCTATTTCAAGGATCAGATCTACTTTAGCAGTTTCCTTccaaatactttttttttcggtgaaatcTTTCAAATACTTTAACTTGCTTTGAAATCAGTATTTATTTTAcaacaattatattttattacttttcgGTCGTAATTATATTTTAGCACTTTTGCATCAGCAATTATGGTTACAGCAATAGTATAATTATAGCAAAGCTACTTCGCAGAAAGTCTAGCACTACGTGCAACAATATGCCTCCAAAGCGTGAAGTTGCGCTGCGAGAGCTAGTAATTAGGGCACCCGACGAGCACGATGGTTCAAATGACCTCTAGAACTGCATAATAGGTGACTAGCACCGGAAGGGAGAGCAAAGTACCAAAGACCACCCTGTGACACGATCGATCAACATGAATgtcatataaataataaaaaatgtatGTTATCATAATACAAATCATCAGATGTGTGTGACTTAATACGGGCCAGGCAGAAGTGGATCAATACTTACGCGACACTCAGGACGTTGGCATGCAGTCCGTATTCGTTGGCAAATATAA
This genomic window contains:
- the LOC116193117 gene encoding uncharacterized protein LOC116193117 isoform X2, whose amino-acid sequence is MESPCSVSPRADQSSRRSYLCNFFPVACLLCLALFIGTTFLASDYKEKFTQWGGGQKLRTNKCENRCRPPGSEALPQGIVASTSNLEMIPLWNSSKKNITSPANLFVMAVGIKQKYLVNKMVVKFVASGFAIMLFHYDGAVDEWKDFEWHSQVIHVSATSQTKWWFAKRFLHPDIVAEYDYIFLWDEDLGVDDFHPEKYLSIIEREGLEISQPALDPAKSEIHHLITARLRNSIVHRRTYRPGGPGKVCNAQSTSPPCTGWIEMMAPVFSRAAWRCVWYLIQNDLIYAWGLDMQLGYCAQGDRMNRVGIVDAEYVVHYNRPTLGGADEDKTQSTSSEDDSGSENAKAAATPKSHKHDPRVEVRRQSYVELAEFKRRWRKASREDRCWVNPYPQSIPL
- the LOC116193117 gene encoding uncharacterized protein LOC116193117 isoform X1, with translation MESPCSVSPRADQSSRRSYLCNFFPVACLLCLALFIGTTFLASDYKEFGVQKFTQWGGGQKLRTNKCENRCRPPGSEALPQGIVASTSNLEMIPLWNSSKKNITSPANLFVMAVGIKQKYLVNKMVVKFVASGFAIMLFHYDGAVDEWKDFEWHSQVIHVSATSQTKWWFAKRFLHPDIVAEYDYIFLWDEDLGVDDFHPEKYLSIIEREGLEISQPALDPAKSEIHHLITARLRNSIVHRRTYRPGGPGKVCNAQSTSPPCTGWIEMMAPVFSRAAWRCVWYLIQNDLIYAWGLDMQLGYCAQGDRMNRVGIVDAEYVVHYNRPTLGGADEDKTQSTSSEDDSGSENAKAAATPKSHKHDPRVEVRRQSYVELAEFKRRWRKASREDRCWVNPYPQSIPL